A genomic region of Coriobacteriia bacterium contains the following coding sequences:
- a CDS encoding N-6 DNA methylase: protein MTTAERIRRGRKARGGSQATLGARVDVSQVQVSLWETGKASPSPEQLARLESVLGKEGPSTARGAGQLPFPDLPAPATEPAKEEAPRRKNRSTTASAVEPPDKSLESWIWDAACSIRGAKDAGKYKDYILPLIFTKRLCDVFDDELNRIAAEVRGRARAFQLVRHDKKLVRFYLPLEPKNPDHAVWSVIRTLSDKLGERLTTHLRAIADANPLLKGIIDRVDFNATTHGVRDLDDDRLSALIEKISAKRLGLADVEPDIIGRSYEYLIRKFAEGAGQSGGELYTPAEVGFVMARIMAPEPGMAAYDPTCGSAGLLIKLDLVLRQRMQADGKTAYAPLKLHGQEYEPASWAMANMNMIIHDLEGRIEIGNTFKNPKFRAGNRLQTFDRVVANPMWNQDWFKEHDYEADPFDRFPKGAGYPGNKADWGWMQHILASLKPQGRAAVVLDTGAASRGSGNANTNKEKDVRRWFVEQDVIEGVLYLPENLFYNTTAPGIVIVLNKAKAPERRGKLFLLNASREFVKGDPKNYLPDDAVVRIADTFTEWREVEKYSRVVTRDEVAKNDFNISPSRYIHTGDADEYRPIPEIVEELEALEAEARATDAALKAILRRIGV, encoded by the coding sequence GTGACGACGGCAGAGCGGATCCGGCGGGGACGAAAAGCCAGGGGGGGGTCGCAGGCCACCCTCGGGGCACGGGTTGACGTAAGCCAGGTCCAGGTGTCGCTTTGGGAAACCGGGAAGGCGAGCCCGTCGCCGGAGCAGCTCGCCCGGTTGGAATCGGTGCTCGGCAAGGAAGGCCCGAGCACCGCCCGTGGGGCGGGGCAACTTCCCTTTCCCGATCTGCCGGCCCCGGCGACCGAGCCCGCGAAAGAAGAAGCTCCCCGGCGGAAGAACAGAAGCACGACCGCATCCGCCGTCGAGCCCCCCGACAAGTCCCTGGAGTCCTGGATCTGGGACGCGGCCTGCTCCATCCGCGGCGCCAAGGACGCCGGCAAGTACAAGGATTACATCCTCCCCCTCATCTTCACCAAGCGCCTCTGCGACGTCTTCGACGACGAACTGAACCGCATCGCCGCCGAGGTTCGGGGCCGGGCCCGGGCCTTTCAGCTCGTCCGGCACGACAAAAAGCTCGTGCGCTTCTACCTGCCGCTGGAGCCGAAGAACCCGGACCACGCCGTCTGGTCGGTCATCCGCACCCTCTCGGACAAGCTCGGCGAGCGCCTCACCACCCACCTGCGCGCCATCGCCGACGCCAACCCGCTGCTCAAGGGGATCATCGACCGCGTCGACTTCAACGCCACCACCCACGGCGTGCGCGACCTCGACGACGACCGCCTCTCGGCCCTGATCGAGAAGATCAGCGCCAAGCGCCTCGGCCTTGCCGACGTGGAGCCTGACATCATCGGCCGCAGCTACGAGTACCTGATCCGGAAGTTCGCCGAGGGCGCCGGCCAGAGCGGCGGTGAACTCTATACGCCCGCCGAGGTCGGCTTCGTCATGGCCCGCATCATGGCCCCGGAGCCCGGCATGGCGGCCTACGACCCGACCTGCGGCTCCGCGGGGCTCCTGATCAAGCTCGACCTCGTCTTGCGCCAGCGCATGCAGGCCGACGGCAAGACCGCATACGCCCCGCTCAAGCTCCACGGTCAGGAGTACGAGCCCGCGAGCTGGGCGATGGCGAACATGAACATGATCATCCACGACCTGGAGGGCCGCATCGAGATCGGCAACACCTTCAAGAACCCGAAGTTCCGCGCCGGCAACCGCCTCCAGACCTTCGACCGCGTGGTCGCGAACCCCATGTGGAACCAGGATTGGTTTAAGGAGCACGACTACGAGGCCGACCCCTTCGACCGCTTCCCCAAGGGCGCGGGCTATCCCGGCAACAAGGCCGACTGGGGCTGGATGCAGCACATCCTCGCGAGCCTGAAGCCCCAGGGACGCGCCGCCGTGGTGCTCGACACCGGCGCCGCCTCCCGTGGCTCGGGCAACGCCAACACCAACAAGGAGAAGGACGTCCGCCGCTGGTTCGTAGAGCAGGACGTGATCGAGGGCGTCCTCTACCTGCCGGAGAACCTCTTCTACAACACCACTGCCCCGGGCATCGTCATCGTGCTGAACAAGGCCAAGGCGCCCGAGAGACGCGGCAAGCTCTTCCTCCTCAACGCGAGCCGCGAGTTCGTCAAGGGCGACCCCAAGAACTACCTCCCCGACGACGCCGTGGTCCGCATCGCCGACACCTTCACCGAGTGGCGCGAGGTCGAGAAGTACTCCCGCGTCGTCACCCGCGACGAGGTCGCCAAGAACGACTTCAACATCTCGCCGAGCCGCTACATCCACACCGGCGACGCCGACGAGTACCGGCCGATCCCCGAGATCGTGGAGGAATTGGAGGCCCTGGAGGCGGAGGCGCGGGCGACGGATGCGGCGCTGAAAGCGATTCTGCGGAGGATCGGGGTGTGA